From the Budorcas taxicolor isolate Tak-1 chromosome 1, Takin1.1, whole genome shotgun sequence genome, one window contains:
- the P2RY1 gene encoding P2Y purinoceptor 1 — MTEVLWPAVPNGTDTAFLADPGSPWANSTVTSTAAVASPFKCALTKTGFQFYYLPAVYILVFIIGFLGNSVAIWMFVFHMKPWSGISVYMFNLALADFLYVLTLPALIFYYFNKTDWIFGDAMCKLQRFIFHVNLYGSILFLTCISAHRYSGVVYPLKSLGRLKKKNAVYISVLVWLIVVVGISPILFYSGTGIRKNKTITCYDTTSDEYLRSYFIYSMCTTVAMFCVPLVLILGCYGLIVRALIYKDLDNSPLRRKSIYLVIIVLTVFAVSYIPFHVMKTMNLRARLDFQTPEMCAFNDRVYATYQVTRGLASLNSCVDPILYFLAGDTFRRRLSRATRKASRRSEANLQSKSEDMTLNILSEFKQNGDTSL, encoded by the coding sequence ATGACCGAGGTGCTGTGGCCGGCGGTCCCCAACGGGACGGACACTGCCTTCCTGGCCGACCCTGGTTCGCCCTGGGCAAACAGCACAGTGACTTCCACCGCCGCCGTCGCCAGCCCGTTCAAATGCGCGCTGACCAAGACCGGCTTCCAGTTCTACTACCTGCCAGCTGTCTACATCTTGGTGTTCATTATCGGCTTCCTGGGCAACAGCGTGGCCATCTGGATGTTCGTCTTCCACATGAAGCCGTGGAGCGGCATCTCCGTGTACATGTTCAACTTGGCCCTGGCAGACTTCTTGTACGTGCTGACTCTGCCGGCGCTCATCTTCTACTACTTCAATAAGACCGACTGGATCTTCGGGGATGCCATGTGCAAGCTGCAGAGGTTCATCTTCCACGTGAACCTCTATGGCAGCATCttattcctgacctgcattagcGCGCACCGGTACAGCGGCGTGGTGTACCCGCTCAAGTCCCTGGGTAGGCTCAAGAAGAAGAACGCGGTCTATATTAGCGTGCTGGTGTGGCTCATCGTGGTGGTGGGCATCTCCCCCATCCTCTTCTACTCTGGCACCGGGATCCGGAAAAACAAAACCATCACCTGCTATGACACCACCTCAGACGAGTACCTGCGAAGCTATTTCATCTATAGTATGTGCACGACCGTGGCCATGTTCTGTGTCCCCTTGGTGCTGATTTTGGGCTGTTACGGATTAATTGTGAGAGCTCTGATTTACAAAGACCTGGACAACTCGCCTCTGAGGaggaaatccatttacctggtGATTATTGTACTGACTGTTTTTGCTGTGTCTTACATCCCTTTCCACGTGATGAAAACAATGAATTTGAGGGCCCGGCTGGATTTTCAGACCCCAGAAATGTGTGCTTTCAATGATAGGGTGTATGCCACTTACCAGGTGACAAGAGGTCTAGCAAGTCTCAACAGTTGTGTGGACCCCATTCTCTATTTCTTGGCAGGAGATACTTTCAGAAGGAGACTCtcccgagccaccaggaaagcttccAGAAGAAGTGAGGCaaacttgcagtccaagagtgAAGACATGACACTCAATATTTTATCAGAGTTCAAGCAGAATGGAGATACAAGCTTGTGA